The Ornithodoros turicata isolate Travis chromosome 9, ASM3712646v1, whole genome shotgun sequence genome includes a region encoding these proteins:
- the LOC135368631 gene encoding exosome complex component RRP4-like — protein MAVDVRLFSWRTRNIPENVHPRGLVTPGDTITTDAGFMRGHGTYVENDQLLSSIAGVVEKVNKLITVRPLKTRYNGEVGDVVVARIVEVQQKRWKVEMASRLSGVLLLSSVNLPGGELRRKSAEDELLMRQYLSEGDLISAEVQSVFSDGALSLHTRSLKYGKLGQGTLVLVSPSLVKRCKTHFHNLPCGVQVILGNNGYIWISPLPSEEGTKFVQSLEVVPHATREAIARVRNCIVALAQHHVVLFDTSVVYAYEVSLEHKVSTLLKPEIMKEVADLTKQRLAQET, from the exons ATGGCGGTTGATGTGAGGCTTTTTTCGTGGAGAACTCGGAATATACCTGAAAATGTTCACCCCAGGGGCCTCGTAACCCCTGGTGATACTATAACCACCGACGCAGGATTCATGAG AGGGCATGGTACATACGTAGAAAACGACCAGCTGCTGTCATCAATTGCCGGTGTGGTAGAAAAAGTAAATAAGCTCATCACTGTGCGCCCACTAAAAACAAG GTACAACGGAGAAGTTGGAGATGTCGTCGTTGCACGCATAGTGGAAGTGCAGCAAAAAAGGTGGAAAGTAGAAATGGCTTCTCGTCTCAGTGGTGTACTGCTCTTATCATCAGTAAATCTCCCAGGTGGTGAACTG AGGAGAAAATCTGCAGAAGACGAGTTGCTGATGAGGCAGTATTTATCGGAAGGAGACTTGATAAGT GCAGAGGTCCAGTCCGTATTTTCGGATGGAGCGCTTTCACTTCATACACGCAGCCTTAAGTATGGAAAG CTTGGCCAGGGCACTCTCGTTCTAGTGTCGCCATCACTGGTGAAACGATGCAAAACTCACTTTCACAATCTGCCCTGTGGTGTACAAGTCATTTTGGGAAACAATGGATACATCTGGATATCTCCCTTACCTTCTGAAGAAGGAACCAAGTTTGTACAAAGCTTAGAA GTTGTTCCCCACGCAACAAGAGAAGCAATAGCACGTGTCCGAAACTGCATTGTTGCCTTGGCACAGCACCATGTGGTGTTGTTTGACACAAGTGTTGTATATGCGTATGAAGTCTCCCTGGAGCACAAG GTGAGCACACTCTTGAAGCCAGAGATCATGAAAGAAGTTGCAGACCTCACAAAACAACGGCTTGCTCAGGAAACATAA